The Planctomycetia bacterium genome segment CCCTGTCCATATCAAGGGCGACAAGTCCGTGGTGACCGTGGCACCGAGCTACCGTCGGCATCCTGAAAAGCCGGATCAATGGATTCACTATCAATGGGTGCGGCCACTCCCTGACAATCTGTCCAACCTTCCTGTCATCCACCCTACCGAGCTACTCCCCAATCCCACACTCCCGACTAAACAAGGGATTGCATCCTATCAGCACGACACTTCTGGGGGGGTGACTACAGCGACGTGGATGGCGGCCCACGCGGCTGCGGTGCGCTATCAACCGGTCGGGCCTGGCACCAGGAGCGGAGCGCTGTTTGCGATGGCGCGATGTCTACGCGGCCAATTCGGCGGCGCTGTGACAGCCGACGAACTGGCCAATGTGTTCGCGGCTTGGCATCTGCGGATTCAGTCCAAGAGCTACGTCCAAGATAAAGACTACCGATCGAACTGGGGCCAATTCTGTTACGCGTGGGACCACATTCGCCACGATAACCGTCAAGCGCTGGCGGTGTTGGTCGCCGACTATTCCCTGACGCCAGACGCATCGGCCGAAGAGCGGGTTTGGCAAGTCTGTCTCTCAATGGCCAAGTGGGACGATCGCGGCGTGTTCTACCTCGCCGGCTCTACGGCCGCGTTGATCGCTGATTGCAACCAGACCTACGCCAGCCGCTGTCTCAAAAAGTTTGAACGCGCCGGCCGTCTCCAAATTCTGGAACCGCACAGCTTTCCCCGGCGCGAAGCCAAGACCTATCAACTCGTTCAAGGAGGACAGAATGTCTAGCACGGATGCAAAACAGAATTCCGGTATGCCTCAATTACCCGGCGACTCGGCAATGCGGGGGCTTTGGGAAATCTCGCCATCGCCAGAGAATGACGAACTGTACCGCAAGCTGACGCCGGACCGGCGCGACATCGTGGAACTGGTGTCGAGCATTTGCGAGCGCGGGATTCTCCAGCCACTCATCATCGCACTCGACAACTATATCGTGTCTGGCCACCGGCGCTATTACGCGGCTGGTCTCGCCGGCCTGGAGGAGGTGCCATGTCAGGTGGTGCCGATCCGTCGTGACGATGACCGGGACGAGTATGTCCGCCTGCTCCGCGACCACAACCTGCAACGGCGGAAAACTCTGGACGAGCAATTGCGGGAAGAACTGGTCGGCCTGAATCCGGACGACACCTATGAGGCGCTGGTGTCGGAACGGAGGGAAAAGACTCGGATCAAGGTCGCCGCCTTGGAAATCACAGGACGAAAAAGGCGCTCCGTAATCAGCGACGCCAAGTGGCCCTTCCTCCGAGCGATTGATCGCGTGCTTGACGAGCGCCGCGAATTCTGGCCACTGACGGTTCGGGCCATCCACTACGCACTGCTAAACGATCCGCCCCTCAAGCACGCCTCCAAACCCGATAGCGTGTACGTCAACGATGATTCGTCCTATCAGGCGCTGGTGGAACTGGCCGGCCGGGCGCGAGTGGTTGGCCGGATTCCCTGGGAAGCCATCGCCGATGAAACGAGACCAGAGACCGAATGGCAAGTGCATCAGGACGGCGGCTCATTCATCAGAGACGAACTCAAAGAGATCTTCGGAGGCTACTGTCGCGACTTGATGCAATCGCAGCCGCATCACGTGGAGATCGTCGTGGAGAAAAACACGGTCTACAACATCGTCCGACCGGTCGCCGCCGAGTTCTGTATTTCGGTTGTCAGCGGCCGGGGGTTTTGTTCGCTCGATAGGCGGAAGCGCATGGCCGATCGTTTTGCAAAGAGCGGCAAACGCAAACTGATCGTGCTGTTGGTCACGGACTTTGACCCCGAGGGCGAAGAAATCGCCGAGAGTTTTGCGCGATCCATGCGAGATGACTTCGACATTGATGAAATTCACGCGATCAAGGTGGCGCTCACCTATAAGCAGGTGAAGGCCAACAAGTTGCCCAATGCCAACCCGGTCAAAGAGTCGTCCAGTAACGCCAAGCGATTCATTGCCAAGTATGGCAAGGAGACGTTTGAACTGGAGGCGCTGCGCCCTGAACACTTGCAACAAATCGTCCGCGACAGTGTCCTGGGCGTGATCGACGTGGATGCGTTCAATCGCGAGGTGGACGCGGAGAAGTATGACAGCGCTCAGATTCAAGCAACAAGGAAGACCGTGCGCGAACACTTGGCCTCTTTGAAACTGTAGTTTCTCCACTTATGGCGAAAACGTCGAGTGCGAACTACCGCCGCGCCAATCCCGAGCTACGAATTGATCCTTCGAAGTGCTGTCGGATCCACAAGGCCGGAGTCATGGAGCCGTATCTCGAACTATAGCAGAAAACAAGCCGGAAATCGACAATCGCGACGGGGAAGGCGCAGACCGGCGCAGTTGGCGCACGAGAACGTACAATTGACTTTGCACTGGCAGCCGTTATCGCGGCTTGGCCGAACTTGCCCGACGGCATTCGAGGGCGGATCGTGACGATCGTCCGCGAGGCTGGCAACTGCTGACTGCAGGGCGATAGTGACCGGCGCTAGTTGCGGCGTTCAACGTCGCTTGGTCCAGTCAGGCGGGAGCTGGGAGGCACGGAAGCAGTTCGACCGTTGCGAAGGGACCTGGAGGGAGTTTCTCCTAAAATAGCCGACAGCTCTGCTTCTGTACGGGCTCCAAAACTGTTCTTCAAAATCCGTGAATGCCTCAGGAATTCTACGGATTGGTCCGTTCTACTCACGAATTCCAGCCATTCGGCTTTGTACACACTCAGGAGTCTGATAAATGCCTCAACCTCGGCGAACGTTTCGTTCAGATGCTTTTGGAAGTGGCGTTCTTGACTCCAAGTTTCCGTTCTATCGCTCGTCTTGCTTTTGCTTCCTCGATTGTGCGGATGGTCGGGAGAATGTTCCCCGGCTGCGTTTGGGGGACGTTAGTCTACCAGGAGTGCCTTATTGAATAACTGTCGTCAACCGGCGAGAGAACGGGCTCGCCAAGACTCGCAGCTTCAACTGCGTTGCGATACGGTCTAAGAATCAGGCATGGCGTCCAAGAGCATCTTCACCTTCTCGCCGATTAAGTCGCGCACTTGGCGGAATTCGGCCGGTGGCAGGTCGCGCGGGTCTGGAATCTCCCAATCCTCACGCCAGACGGCATTGAGATTTGGGCACCTGTCGCCGCAGCCCATCATGACCACCACGTCAAAGGGTCCGGGCGGCAACTGGTCGAATGTCTTTGACACATGCTTCGTGAGGTCGTAGCCCAGCTCCACCATCGCTGCCACGGCTTGGGGATTGACCCTACCCGACGGACGTGAGCCGGCGCTGTACGCCTCGACATTGTCCGCGCCGTACATCCGCGCGAATGCTTCCGCCATTTGGCTGCGGTTGGAATTCTCGACACTGACGAAGACGATGCGGACTGGTGCATCCATGACCCAATTCTAGCTGGCGACGGGAGGGGCGAGCGAAGCGGCCATCGTTAAGCACGGCAGAAAAGTTTTGGCCGCAGTTCGCTTCAAACCGTGTAGCCGTTCGTGTCGATGCTTACGACGTGGACGTCACTGCCCACAGCCTTCCCAAAGGGGACCAGTCTCCTGGTGCGGGGGACTGGTCTTCCCTTTGTAAGGCGGCGAATTTCCATCGAAATTCGGGCTGATCGCACTTGCGGGCGGTCGGCCCGCTGTCGTTTTCCGACCTATAATTGACTGCTTCCTTTAGGGGGCCGTCGGACAACTGGGGAGAGGTCCGGCGGCCCTTTTTTTGCGCGCTCTTGCTGGAATCGTTCACCACTTCCGTGCGCGCGGCGCTGTCTAGGTTGGGCCTCGGCATAAGCACGGACGCCTGTTACACCGCCTGGGCCGGGAAGCCGCGCTACACCTTCCGCATTTCGCTTTGCGACCAGCATGGCGATCATCGACCTTGAACTGCGCATGGATTGAAAAACAGGCGATTTCGATCGGCATCGTTACACACGGCCTCCGAAAGGTGCGTCAAACGACCAGATTAGCCAACCGTGCGGGTGTAACCTATCCTTGCACCATGAACACGTCATACTCCAACTGGCTCCGTGCTCAACTCGACCTCATTGACTGTCCGGAACCGGACTTGGGCGACTTCGACGTGTTCCGACATGTGTTGCAAGAGGCCGCTCGCCAAGCCGCCGAACTCGGTCACCAAGATGCCGTCCGGGCTTGCCAGGTTCGACCCGGCCCGATCGGCTCCGACACCGCCAGAGAAGCCCTCACCGTCTGCTTGTCGGCCCTAGGCCCGGACCAGAGAAGGCGTAAACATCGGATTTAATTAACTCAGAGCGGATCGGCCGTTACCACGCGGGGTAAGACTAGGCGGCGACGTCGTCCGTCGCCTTCCGCAGCGCCTCGCGAAGCTGGTCCCCCCTCTTATGGACCTTCGATTACGCCTTCTCCAGCATTGCCCCATCAACTTGGCGATGGAGATCAGGTCCAGGCCCCGCATGATCGCTTCCGTCGCGAACGCGTGCCGGATGGTATACGGGCAGATGTGGAAGCCCAGCTTGCGCCGGAGCCGGTAGCACCGCGAGTTCAGTGGTCCGCGGCTTCCCGTCCCCGAACCATCCTCGATCGAGCTACTCACCATCTCAGTCGCTCTTGCTTCTACTCGGTATCGTCGCTTGTGCCGCGCATAAAAATCCCGCGAGGGCCGCGGTTAGACGACGCGACTCGGGTATCGTAAATCCGCAACGAGCGGCGCAAAACAGGTCGACTACACAGCGCCATTGCGAGGTCGCCGTTTCGCTTAGCGATCAGCCAGCCTTCCGATGGGACTCGCCGCGAGTAATGGTGAAAACCGTGAACGCAATGGTCGGTACAGGTCGAACACGCCCGCGACGTCGAAAGTCGTCGCAGGTCGATCGACTCACCTCGCATGTCTTGAATAGTCGGGGATATAGGTGCCTGCCGGAATGGGGATTGCACTTACATTGCTCCGGGGAGAATTGTTCTGGAGCAAACACATGCTGTTCATTCTGGCATCGATGGTCGGGATCACTGGAATCGCCTTGATCGGCAGCTTTGTCGCGTTTTCGACGCCCCCACGTCATCCAAGTGGCAACTTAGAGAAGTCTCGTCGCAATCTCTTGCGTCACCGTCCAACCGCTTCTTTGGTCGATTAGCCGCTGCACTGTGCGTTTGTTGTGCATCGCTCGGTAGATCAGCAGGCGAGCGAATTTCCACACCGCCCAGCGAGCGGGAATTTGTCGTTAGTTTTTCGCGAGAATCTGCAACTGTGACACATGGCAAGCTAGGCAAGCTCGCAGCCTTAGGTGCGCGCACTTAGGTGTCGATCAAATAATCACCCTGGTACTTTGTTTTTTTGTCGCGCGGACGGTTGCACGACGCTACTTTGAAACCGGTAATACGATGCCACCGGTTTTGTGGAGCTAGAGAATTTCGCCGCGTCAAACTGGTGTATTTCGCCAGTTGAACGCTCCAGGTGCGTTTTCCCGCACCTGACCGCCCCAACCTCATTTTCAGGAGGTTGAACGCCTTATTTGGGGCGCGCCCAGTGGAACTCCCATTGGCCCCACAATCGCTGCCAGCGTCGGACGTACCAAACCACGTCCGGGGCGTTTGAACGCAGCCGGGAATAAACACGGCCGTCGATTTTTCTTGCGGCCGGCACGTCGCGAGTTTAGAGTCGTTTTCAATTGACCAAAACCGCACTTACGTCCAAAGGATTGATCGAGATGCGATTTGCTATCCTGACGCTTGCTTGTTTGCTTTGCTGTTCCGCAGAAGCGGCACCAATCAAGTTCATTCACAGCGGCACCGGCTCAGGCTCCATTGATGATGTGCCATTCGCGACATCCGCATTTACGATCGTTTCACGGGGCGATACCGACAGTCGCGAGAGTTTTGAGGGAGCTGGGTATTCCATTGACCATGTCATCTCCCGCATCTCCATTGAGAACGTCGGCACCTTCGGCGTGCTTTCGAGCACGCGCACTTTTGTGAACAATTTAAACTTCACGGCGGGATTCTCGCGCGGCCCAGTTAGCGGTTCAGACTTGTTCAATGGGCCGACCGACTCTGCCTTCGCCACTTGGGACATGCGCAGTTCGATCGGTCCCGTGTCAGGCTTCGGCAGCTTGCTTCAATGGAACAATCAAGCTGTGACTACAAATGCCGGCAGATTGCTTTTCGATGATGCTGTGGTACAAGATGCCAGTTTTCACGCCATTGTGCCAGAACCGTCCTCAATGGCGCTACTCGCCATGGCCATTGCCGCCGGGACCTCAAGTCTGGTCCCGAAGTTCGCTCGCCGCTCTGCCGCCTGTTAGACTCGCCTGCGCATGTTCGGCGGTTTTCGTTGGCTGGAAGACTCAGCCAGACGACGGTCGTATTGAATAGCCAAACCAACTCGACCGAGTGTTCCGCAGTTCGGCGAACACTTCACAGATTTCGTCGGCCTCATTGATGATCGACTCGCAGGCGCGGGAGCGGAGCTGCGGGCTTTCGATCTGCATCGCCTCTCGGAAACGTTCCTGAAGTTCATTCAGCTGGCGCAAAGCGGCTTCACGTGTGATTACCATGTGGCACCCGGCTTCAATGCTTGGATGCTCAGTCGCACTCTGCCCAAATGAGACGTGAGAGCTATCAAGCCAACCTAAGCGTTTCACGAGTCCGCGCCAACAGACAAATTGGGGGGCGGCTGCGGAATCGCCGAAAGCCTCCGACCCCCAAGAGGTGCGCGAAGGGCCACACCGCCGTCGCTAGAGCTGCTCGCCGCTGGGGCAGCGGGGCTAAAGCGGACAGGGACGAGGCACAAACGAGACGACGTTACGGCATGTGAGTAGAATTACGCATGCTGCTGAAATACTGCCCTCGCTGCCCGTGGATGACGCGTAATGGAACACCGAAGCGCTCTTGAAAATGAGCGCACTTGGGCCGGCGATCAACCGCGATTCATTGACGACGTTATTTAAGGTGTTTCTCGATCGCCGTCAGCGCATCTTCAACTGTCCCTTTGGCCTGCTTATTGGCTTGATCGACCTTGTCGTTCTTGCCAATCGCACTGTCAAGCTTGTCGAGGTCGCCGAGCGCTAGGACCGACACCCGATGAATTTGCGCCCAACAG includes the following:
- a CDS encoding bifunctional DNA primase/polymerase codes for the protein MSNEMYDAACRYQEIGCAVIPVRRDNNKPAIRWGQVERDGGLSAAELRRHFVDDQHNVGIICGSASRGLMMLDIDDTRSYLDFEDRHRRLAFSLPFEYSHEGMHFAFYACEGERQTRRYTVRGSKWPRPVHIKGDKSVVTVAPSYRRHPEKPDQWIHYQWVRPLPDNLSNLPVIHPTELLPNPTLPTKQGIASYQHDTSGGVTTATWMAAHAAAVRYQPVGPGTRSGALFAMARCLRGQFGGAVTADELANVFAAWHLRIQSKSYVQDKDYRSNWGQFCYAWDHIRHDNRQALAVLVADYSLTPDASAEERVWQVCLSMAKWDDRGVFYLAGSTAALIADCNQTYASRCLKKFERAGRLQILEPHSFPRREAKTYQLVQGGQNV
- a CDS encoding ParB N-terminal domain-containing protein; the encoded protein is MNAPAVSKFWNRTAFPGAKPRPINSFKEDRMSSTDAKQNSGMPQLPGDSAMRGLWEISPSPENDELYRKLTPDRRDIVELVSSICERGILQPLIIALDNYIVSGHRRYYAAGLAGLEEVPCQVVPIRRDDDRDEYVRLLRDHNLQRRKTLDEQLREELVGLNPDDTYEALVSERREKTRIKVAALEITGRKRRSVISDAKWPFLRAIDRVLDERREFWPLTVRAIHYALLNDPPLKHASKPDSVYVNDDSSYQALVELAGRARVVGRIPWEAIADETRPETEWQVHQDGGSFIRDELKEIFGGYCRDLMQSQPHHVEIVVEKNTVYNIVRPVAAEFCISVVSGRGFCSLDRRKRMADRFAKSGKRKLIVLLVTDFDPEGEEIAESFARSMRDDFDIDEIHAIKVALTYKQVKANKLPNANPVKESSSNAKRFIAKYGKETFELEALRPEHLQQIVRDSVLGVIDVDAFNREVDAEKYDSAQIQATRKTVREHLASLKL
- a CDS encoding arsenate reductase ArsC, whose amino-acid sequence is MDAPVRIVFVSVENSNRSQMAEAFARMYGADNVEAYSAGSRPSGRVNPQAVAAMVELGYDLTKHVSKTFDQLPPGPFDVVVMMGCGDRCPNLNAVWREDWEIPDPRDLPPAEFRQVRDLIGEKVKMLLDAMPDS
- a CDS encoding PEP-CTERM sorting domain-containing protein, giving the protein MRFAILTLACLLCCSAEAAPIKFIHSGTGSGSIDDVPFATSAFTIVSRGDTDSRESFEGAGYSIDHVISRISIENVGTFGVLSSTRTFVNNLNFTAGFSRGPVSGSDLFNGPTDSAFATWDMRSSIGPVSGFGSLLQWNNQAVTTNAGRLLFDDAVVQDASFHAIVPEPSSMALLAMAIAAGTSSLVPKFARRSAAC